One genomic segment of [Phormidium] sp. ETS-05 includes these proteins:
- a CDS encoding Ycf34 family protein, protein MCICVNCHYVDRCTTYHAVETQHEQPHLTETPDFEAIEPTINVNIRTTADEIQMEWDVVGCESFQAEMGKWARLRPGELVPT, encoded by the coding sequence ATGTGTATTTGTGTAAACTGCCACTATGTTGACCGCTGCACCACTTACCACGCGGTGGAAACTCAGCATGAACAACCCCATTTAACGGAAACGCCAGATTTTGAGGCGATCGAACCTACCATCAATGTCAACATCCGCACCACCGCAGATGAAATTCAGATGGAATGGGATGTTGTTGGTTGCGAGAGTTTCCAGGCGGAAATGGGGAAATGGGCGCGGTTACGTCCCGGCGAATTGGTGCCCACCTGA
- a CDS encoding Uma2 family endonuclease — translation MITANPADVKPELSPNAGLVLKSVKWATFQALMADVGEDRAWRIAYNQGVLEIRMPLRQHEEPTGLIESFLEALADELEIEISKLGALTLEREDLQRAVEPDSCFYIQNEAVIRGKPDINLTIDPPPDLVLESDLTNSSVNKDVIYSSMGVPELWRYKRDTLLVYHLIDGAYQLQDKSLAFPMLPVAEIPQFIEASKTQGQRGAVRLFRQRIRELLS, via the coding sequence ATGATAACAGCAAATCCCGCCGATGTCAAGCCAGAACTGTCTCCTAATGCTGGCTTGGTCTTAAAATCGGTTAAATGGGCTACGTTTCAAGCCTTGATGGCTGATGTGGGGGAAGACCGAGCCTGGAGAATCGCGTACAATCAAGGAGTTTTAGAAATCAGGATGCCACTGAGACAGCATGAAGAACCCACAGGACTCATCGAGAGCTTTCTCGAAGCCTTAGCCGATGAATTAGAAATCGAAATCAGCAAACTTGGCGCTCTTACCCTAGAACGGGAGGACTTGCAGAGAGCCGTTGAGCCAGATAGTTGTTTCTACATTCAAAATGAAGCTGTAATTCGGGGCAAACCTGACATTAATTTAACCATTGACCCGCCCCCAGATTTAGTGTTAGAATCTGATTTGACCAATTCCTCGGTAAATAAAGATGTCATTTATAGTAGTATGGGCGTGCCGGAATTGTGGCGCTACAAGCGGGATACATTATTAGTTTATCATCTGATTGATGGGGCATACCAACTTCAGGATAAAAGTCTGGCTTTTCCCATGTTACCGGTGGCGGAAATTCCCCAATTTATCGAGGCGAGTAAAACCCAAGGACAGCGGGGAGCAGTGCGGCTATTCCGCCAGCGGATCCGGGAATTATTGAGTTAG
- a CDS encoding CCA tRNA nucleotidyltransferase: MHILAPETWPFALEWVPEDAWLVGGAVRDALLNRKSQTLDFDFVLPAGAIEAARRMAQYYRVGFVVLDAERKIARVVFDWGTVDFAKQEGASLTTDLQRRDYRMNAIAYNPRNREFADPLQGREDIQKRLIRMVSPTNLADDPLRLLRAYRQAAQLGFTIDPHTQGAIRQLAPMLAKVAAERVRTELGYILESDNGAPMVQAAGEDGLLNSWFPTATSKNWPLVVNIDTAAAQLAEIYPPLGAELHRDLSSELKIPGYLPIAKLACLVSPHPKTAEAELQRLKYSRAEITAVLRLLRALPETGFLRDISIREQYFLFQEVGPMFPAFAAIAVANGIPGSSLAELMTRYLNPKDAVAHPVALVTGQELMAALPVPRGPQIGRLLEEINIAVGEGKIATPQEALKFAAQLLDIVG; the protein is encoded by the coding sequence ATGCACATACTAGCACCAGAAACTTGGCCTTTTGCCTTAGAATGGGTGCCGGAAGATGCTTGGTTGGTGGGGGGAGCGGTGCGAGATGCTCTATTAAACAGAAAGTCTCAAACCCTAGATTTTGATTTTGTGTTGCCTGCGGGGGCAATAGAAGCAGCGCGGCGAATGGCACAATATTATCGGGTCGGGTTTGTGGTGTTGGATGCCGAAAGAAAAATTGCCCGAGTGGTGTTTGACTGGGGGACGGTGGACTTTGCCAAACAAGAAGGCGCAAGTTTAACCACAGACTTGCAACGGCGAGACTACCGGATGAATGCGATCGCCTACAACCCCCGTAACCGAGAATTTGCCGACCCCCTGCAAGGACGAGAAGACATCCAGAAACGTCTCATCCGCATGGTATCCCCCACCAACTTAGCCGATGACCCCCTGCGGTTGCTCCGAGCATATCGCCAAGCCGCACAACTGGGGTTTACGATCGACCCCCACACCCAAGGCGCCATTCGCCAGTTAGCGCCCATGTTAGCAAAAGTCGCCGCCGAACGAGTGCGCACCGAATTAGGCTATATACTAGAATCCGACAACGGCGCCCCAATGGTACAAGCCGCCGGAGAAGATGGCTTACTCAATAGCTGGTTTCCCACTGCTACCAGCAAAAATTGGCCATTAGTAGTAAATATCGACACCGCCGCCGCACAGTTAGCGGAAATTTACCCCCCACTGGGAGCCGAACTACACCGAGACTTATCCTCAGAGCTGAAAATACCCGGTTATCTACCCATAGCCAAACTAGCGTGTTTAGTGTCCCCCCACCCAAAAACCGCCGAAGCAGAGTTACAGCGACTCAAATATAGCCGAGCCGAAATTACCGCCGTGTTGCGACTGTTGCGAGCTTTGCCAGAAACCGGGTTTCTCAGGGATATATCCATACGAGAGCAATATTTTCTCTTTCAGGAAGTCGGGCCAATGTTTCCCGCTTTTGCGGCGATCGCGGTAGCCAATGGCATTCCTGGGAGCAGTTTGGCGGAACTGATGACGCGATATCTCAACCCCAAAGATGCGGTAGCGCATCCCGTGGCTTTGGTGACAGGACAAGAGCTGATGGCAGCTTTGCCGGTGCCTAGAGGACCGCAAATTGGGCGGTTATTGGAGGAAATTAATATTGCTGTGGGTGAGGGCAAAATTGCCACCCCGCAAGAAGCGCTCAAATTTGCGGCGCAATTGCTCGATATAGTAGGATGA